A window from Erythrobacter sp. YJ-T3-07 encodes these proteins:
- a CDS encoding NnrU family protein, giving the protein MVDPLVSLIAASIAFVGTHFAMSHPLRAPMVRLLGDGGFMIAYSLVSAATMAWMYFAFVATPAGAPLWGGYGDGVWIVASIITLLALVLFAGSLIGNPALPAPGAEKAALQAPSGVFKVTRHPMMWGFGLWAFAHLIAAPTSRTVVVALAIGVLALVGARLQDHKKELLMGDAWRQWEANTSYWPRLGRIFSVGIVPWIGGIAIWLGATWWHTMDAGVWRWV; this is encoded by the coding sequence ATGGTCGACCCGCTGGTTTCGCTGATAGCCGCAAGCATCGCCTTCGTCGGCACGCATTTCGCCATGTCGCACCCGCTTCGCGCACCGATGGTCCGCCTGCTGGGCGATGGCGGTTTCATGATCGCCTATTCGCTGGTCAGCGCCGCCACGATGGCGTGGATGTATTTCGCCTTCGTCGCCACGCCCGCGGGCGCGCCGCTATGGGGCGGCTATGGCGACGGCGTGTGGATCGTGGCGAGCATCATCACGCTGCTGGCGCTGGTGCTGTTCGCGGGTTCGCTGATCGGCAACCCGGCCCTGCCCGCGCCGGGCGCAGAGAAGGCCGCGCTGCAGGCGCCGTCGGGCGTCTTCAAGGTGACCCGCCACCCGATGATGTGGGGCTTCGGCCTGTGGGCCTTCGCGCACCTGATCGCCGCACCGACATCGCGCACCGTGGTGGTCGCCCTCGCGATCGGAGTGCTCGCACTGGTCGGCGCACGGCTGCAGGACCACAAGAAAGAGCTGCTGATGGGCGATGCGTGGCGGCAGTGGGAGGCGAACACCAGCTACTGGCCCCGCCTCGGCCGGATCTTCTCGGTCGGAATCGTGCCGTGGATCGGCGGTATCGCGATCTGGCTGGGCGCGACCTGGTGGCATACGATGGATGCAGGTGTGTGGCGCTGGGTCTAG
- a CDS encoding crotonase/enoyl-CoA hydratase family protein yields MSVLDHSATGAIATLTLTRPESMNALGQAGDGDAFAAACDAINVDSTIRCAILTGAGRAFSAGGDVKAMQNRTGNFAGSPVTIANGYRDNIHRILRALHGLRVPLIAAINGSAIGLGCDLACLADMRIASSSAKFGVTFLKLGLVPGDGGTWLLPRVIGDARAAELFFTGDVIDAATAQEWGLVSRVVEPDALMDEAQALAVKVAAMPPAALRQTKMLLRQSRGLSYDGALELAANTQGLMHHTADHAEGVAALLGKRGADFRGE; encoded by the coding sequence ATGTCCGTTCTCGACCATAGCGCCACCGGCGCAATCGCCACGCTGACCCTCACCCGGCCGGAGAGCATGAATGCTCTCGGCCAGGCGGGGGACGGCGATGCCTTTGCGGCCGCCTGCGACGCGATCAATGTCGACAGCACCATCCGCTGCGCGATCCTGACCGGCGCGGGGCGGGCGTTCAGCGCGGGCGGCGATGTGAAGGCGATGCAGAACCGCACCGGCAATTTCGCCGGATCGCCGGTGACCATCGCCAACGGTTATCGCGACAATATCCACCGCATCCTGCGCGCGCTGCACGGCCTGCGCGTTCCGCTGATCGCGGCAATCAACGGCTCTGCGATCGGTCTGGGCTGCGATCTCGCCTGCCTCGCCGACATGCGCATTGCGAGCAGCAGCGCGAAGTTCGGCGTGACCTTCCTCAAGCTCGGTCTGGTGCCCGGCGACGGCGGCACCTGGCTGCTGCCGCGGGTGATCGGCGATGCGCGCGCGGCGGAGCTGTTCTTCACCGGGGATGTGATCGACGCGGCCACCGCGCAGGAATGGGGCCTCGTCTCCCGTGTCGTCGAACCCGACGCGCTGATGGACGAAGCGCAGGCGCTCGCCGTAAAGGTCGCCGCGATGCCGCCCGCCGCGCTGCGCCAGACCAAGATGCTGCTGCGCCAGTCGCGCGGGTTGAGCTACGACGGCGCGCTCGAACTTGCGGCCAATACGCAGGGGCTGATGCACCACACGGCGGATCACGCGGAAGGTGTCGCCGCGCTCCTGGGAAAGCGCGGGGCCGATTTCAGGGGCGAGTAA
- the dxs gene encoding 1-deoxy-D-xylulose-5-phosphate synthase has protein sequence MTERPDTPLLDQVNLPADLRKLERGKLRQLADELRTEMIDAVGTTGGHLGSGLGVVELTVAIHYIFNTPEDRLIWDVGHQCYPHKILTGRRDRIRTLRQGGGLSGFTKRSESEYDPFGAAHSSTSISAGLGFAMANKLQDKPGRAIAVIGDGAMSAGMAYEAMNNAEQAGNRLVVILNDNDMSIAPPVGGLSAYLARVVSSGEYLGLRSLASKVAKKMHRRIHSSLGKAEEFTRGMVTGGTLFEELGFYYVGPIDGHNLDHLIPVLENVRDSDQGPVLIHVVTEKGKGYKFAEQASDKYHGVSKFDVITGEQKKSSGGPPNYQNVFGETLAKLAETDKRIVAITAAMPSGTGVDKFAKAHPERTFDVGIAEQHGVTFAAGLAAQGMRPFAAIYSTFLQRAYDQVVHDVAIQNLPVRFAIDRAGLVGADGATHAGSFDVTYLATLPNMVVMAAADEAELAHMTYTAAEYDDGPIAFRYPRGAGTGVAIPEKLEKLEIGKGRIVKEGSKVAILSLGTRLGEALDAAEQLEARGLSTTVADMRFAKPLDTALIEKAMRDHEVVITIEEAAIGGLGAHVLTFASDSGLLDEGLKVRTMRLPDIFQDQDDPKKQYDEAGLNAANILDTVLAALRHNSAGVEEARA, from the coding sequence ATGACTGAACGTCCCGATACACCCCTGCTCGATCAGGTTAATCTTCCCGCCGACCTCCGGAAACTCGAGCGCGGCAAGCTCCGGCAGCTGGCCGACGAATTGCGCACCGAAATGATCGATGCGGTCGGCACCACCGGCGGGCATCTTGGCTCCGGCCTCGGCGTGGTCGAGCTGACCGTGGCGATCCATTACATCTTCAACACGCCCGAAGACCGCCTGATCTGGGACGTGGGCCACCAGTGCTACCCGCACAAGATCCTGACCGGGCGGCGCGATCGCATCCGCACTTTGCGCCAAGGCGGCGGCCTGTCGGGCTTCACCAAGCGTTCCGAGAGCGAGTACGACCCCTTCGGCGCGGCGCACTCCTCCACCTCGATCAGCGCGGGGCTGGGCTTTGCCATGGCCAACAAGCTGCAGGACAAGCCGGGCCGCGCGATCGCGGTGATCGGCGATGGCGCGATGAGCGCGGGCATGGCCTACGAGGCGATGAACAATGCCGAGCAGGCGGGCAACCGGCTCGTGGTGATCCTCAACGACAACGACATGTCGATCGCGCCGCCGGTGGGCGGCCTGTCGGCCTATCTGGCGCGCGTCGTTTCCAGCGGCGAATATCTCGGCCTGCGCAGCCTTGCCTCCAAGGTCGCCAAGAAGATGCATCGCCGGATTCACTCCTCGCTCGGCAAGGCGGAGGAATTCACCCGCGGCATGGTGACCGGCGGGACCCTGTTCGAGGAACTGGGCTTCTATTACGTCGGGCCCATTGATGGGCACAATCTCGACCACCTGATCCCGGTGCTGGAGAACGTGCGTGATTCCGATCAGGGCCCGGTGTTGATCCACGTCGTGACCGAGAAGGGCAAAGGCTACAAGTTCGCCGAACAGGCGTCCGACAAGTACCACGGCGTCTCCAAGTTCGACGTCATCACCGGCGAACAGAAGAAATCGTCGGGCGGCCCGCCCAACTACCAGAACGTGTTCGGCGAGACGCTCGCCAAGCTGGCCGAGACCGACAAGCGGATCGTGGCGATCACCGCCGCCATGCCGAGCGGCACGGGCGTCGACAAGTTTGCCAAGGCGCACCCGGAGCGCACCTTCGATGTAGGTATCGCCGAACAGCATGGGGTGACCTTTGCCGCCGGCCTCGCCGCGCAGGGTATGCGGCCCTTTGCCGCGATCTATTCGACCTTCCTCCAGCGCGCCTACGACCAGGTGGTCCACGATGTTGCGATCCAGAACCTGCCGGTGCGCTTCGCGATCGACCGCGCCGGGCTGGTCGGCGCGGATGGCGCGACCCATGCGGGCAGCTTCGACGTCACCTATCTCGCCACGCTGCCCAACATGGTGGTGATGGCCGCCGCCGACGAGGCGGAGCTGGCGCACATGACCTACACCGCCGCCGAATACGACGACGGGCCCATCGCCTTCCGCTACCCGCGCGGCGCGGGCACGGGAGTGGCAATCCCCGAGAAGCTGGAAAAGCTGGAGATCGGCAAGGGCCGCATCGTCAAGGAAGGCTCCAAGGTCGCGATCCTCTCGCTCGGCACGCGTCTGGGCGAAGCGCTCGACGCGGCGGAGCAGCTGGAGGCACGCGGCCTGTCGACCACGGTGGCGGACATGCGCTTCGCCAAGCCGCTCGACACCGCGCTGATCGAGAAGGCGATGCGCGATCACGAGGTCGTGATCACGATCGAGGAAGCCGCGATCGGCGGGCTCGGCGCGCACGTGCTGACCTTCGCCAGCGATTCCGGCCTGCTCGATGAAGGGCTGAAAGTGCGTACCATGCGTCTGCCCGATATCTTCCAGGATCAGGACGATCCCAAGAAGCAGTACGACGAGGCCGGGCTCAACGCCGCGAACATCCTCGACACCGTGCTGGCCGCGCTGCGCCACAATTCGGCAGGGGTCGAAGAGGCGCGGGCCTAG
- a CDS encoding VCBS repeat-containing protein: MSDIQYIVEDGSRTLVPTPPPPDANYTYDIGDRFQLAMPDGGTVVFYELTRSRNGSSDVLHTLYVQRFDAAGNAVGSPVQAGNAASPTFTGFYGLTGVAFEDGSFAFQTSQLNGYPRYIFDFAPDGTFLNQYPWPEFASDITDMIRLPDGSLQVYYDYLQRTEQGVETRDVRVAILDDGTTTTLNLVADPAGDQRSVRAAELGSGTLVIWQDAGPEGGNGTFNLVGERVDASGQRVGTSFTIATSTSGFQSDVFALADGNAAVVWGDGGDLHVRHYGTDGQPVGTEVVVPDVSGGSVTVLPDGTIVWSRPEVAETDRAIIQLFDPSGNALGDPFYAAEQTEGQLLQYNAETGQLFINSGFPAVNTQYVYDLPDRFFGTPNPDTLTGGDGRDILLGYEDDDILSGLLGDDQIDGGAGNDQIFGGGGNDRLWGEAGNDLLVGGLGDDEIFGGTGTDVARFSGNSSEYSIERLSDGRVRITGADGIDTLSGVERAQFDDGTINIGLFGDPTLAIASFGYSDAGGGWVNNTIYPRTAADVNGDGRADLIGFGSAGVYVALADANGNFGAVTLAYQGFGAADEAGGWVDANRYPRMLADVNGDGNADIVGFGAGGTYVALADGNGGFGATLLATAGFGTSDEAGGWVSADRYPRVMGDVNGDGRADIVGFAANGTYVALGQANGTFGDAFLGIDAFGESPTAGGFVSNDRYPRTVADVNGDGRADIVGFGSAGVFVALGETDGTFGDYFLATNAFGTAASAGGWSSDDLFPREVADVNGDGRADIVGFGRDGVYVAYGQSDGSFGAWEQALEAFGSDDSAGGWSSNDRFPRIVADVNGDGHADLIGFGADGTFVSLSNDIGVF; the protein is encoded by the coding sequence ATGAGTGATATCCAGTATATTGTCGAGGATGGTTCGCGGACTCTGGTGCCCACGCCGCCGCCGCCCGATGCCAATTATACCTACGACATCGGAGATCGCTTCCAGCTGGCCATGCCGGATGGCGGAACGGTCGTCTTCTACGAGCTCACCCGGTCGCGCAACGGATCGTCCGACGTCCTTCACACGCTGTACGTGCAGCGGTTCGATGCCGCGGGGAATGCGGTCGGCTCTCCTGTCCAGGCCGGCAACGCAGCGTCACCGACGTTCACCGGATTCTACGGGCTTACCGGCGTCGCGTTCGAGGATGGCAGTTTCGCGTTCCAGACATCGCAACTGAACGGCTATCCGCGATACATCTTCGACTTCGCGCCCGACGGCACGTTTCTGAACCAGTATCCGTGGCCGGAGTTCGCCTCCGATATCACGGACATGATCCGGCTCCCCGATGGCTCGCTGCAGGTCTATTACGACTATCTCCAGCGAACCGAGCAGGGCGTGGAAACGCGAGACGTCCGGGTCGCCATTCTCGATGATGGAACCACCACCACCCTCAACCTTGTTGCCGACCCTGCAGGCGATCAGCGTTCCGTGCGGGCGGCCGAGCTTGGCAGCGGCACCCTTGTGATCTGGCAGGATGCCGGGCCCGAAGGTGGCAACGGCACCTTCAATCTGGTCGGCGAACGCGTCGATGCCTCGGGCCAGCGGGTCGGCACCAGCTTTACGATCGCAACCTCGACCAGCGGGTTTCAGAGCGATGTCTTCGCCCTGGCCGATGGCAACGCGGCAGTCGTCTGGGGTGACGGCGGGGATCTGCATGTCCGCCACTACGGAACCGATGGACAGCCGGTCGGAACCGAGGTCGTGGTTCCCGACGTGTCGGGCGGAAGCGTGACGGTGCTGCCCGACGGAACGATCGTCTGGTCCCGCCCGGAGGTCGCGGAGACCGACCGCGCTATCATCCAGCTCTTCGATCCCTCCGGCAATGCCCTGGGCGACCCGTTCTATGCCGCCGAGCAGACCGAGGGACAGCTTCTGCAGTATAATGCCGAGACTGGTCAGCTGTTCATCAACAGCGGCTTTCCGGCGGTGAATACGCAATATGTCTACGACCTTCCCGATCGCTTCTTCGGCACCCCGAACCCGGACACGCTGACCGGCGGTGACGGGCGCGACATCCTGCTCGGCTATGAAGACGACGATATCCTCTCCGGCCTGCTCGGCGATGACCAGATCGACGGCGGCGCGGGGAACGACCAGATCTTCGGCGGTGGCGGCAACGACAGGCTGTGGGGCGAAGCGGGCAACGACCTGCTCGTTGGCGGTCTGGGCGACGATGAAATCTTCGGCGGCACCGGCACCGATGTGGCCCGCTTCAGCGGCAACAGCAGCGAGTACTCGATCGAGCGTCTGAGTGACGGGCGGGTCCGGATCACCGGCGCGGATGGCATCGATACGCTGTCCGGGGTGGAGCGTGCGCAGTTCGACGACGGCACGATCAATATCGGCCTGTTCGGCGATCCGACGCTGGCGATCGCCAGTTTCGGCTATTCGGACGCCGGCGGCGGCTGGGTCAACAACACCATCTATCCGCGCACCGCAGCGGACGTGAACGGAGACGGGCGCGCCGATCTGATCGGTTTCGGATCGGCGGGCGTGTACGTCGCGCTGGCTGATGCCAATGGCAATTTCGGTGCGGTCACTCTGGCCTATCAAGGCTTCGGCGCGGCCGATGAAGCCGGTGGCTGGGTCGATGCCAACCGCTATCCGCGCATGCTCGCCGACGTGAACGGCGACGGCAATGCCGACATCGTCGGCTTCGGCGCGGGCGGCACCTATGTCGCGCTGGCCGATGGCAATGGCGGCTTTGGTGCTACGCTGCTCGCAACGGCCGGTTTCGGCACCAGTGACGAGGCCGGCGGCTGGGTGAGTGCGGACCGCTATCCCCGCGTCATGGGCGATGTGAACGGCGATGGCCGCGCCGATATCGTCGGGTTCGCGGCCAATGGTACCTATGTCGCGCTTGGTCAGGCGAACGGAACCTTCGGCGACGCCTTCCTCGGTATCGACGCCTTTGGCGAATCGCCCACCGCAGGCGGCTTCGTCAGCAATGATCGCTATCCGCGCACCGTCGCGGACGTGAACGGCGATGGTCGTGCCGATATCGTCGGGTTCGGGTCGGCGGGCGTCTTCGTCGCGCTGGGCGAGACGGACGGTACCTTCGGCGATTACTTCCTCGCGACCAATGCCTTCGGAACCGCCGCGAGTGCGGGGGGCTGGTCCAGCGACGATCTCTTCCCGCGCGAGGTGGCCGATGTGAACGGCGACGGGCGGGCGGACATCGTCGGCTTCGGCCGTGATGGCGTCTATGTCGCCTATGGCCAGAGCGACGGCAGCTTCGGCGCATGGGAGCAGGCACTCGAAGCCTTCGGTTCGGACGACAGCGCGGGCGGGTGGAGCAGCAATGATCGCTTCCCGCGCATCGTTGCGGATGTGAACGGCGATGGCCACGCAGACCTGATCGGTTTCGGCGCCGACGGCACCTTCGTCTCGCTGAGCAACGACATCGGGGTGTTCTAG
- the purH gene encoding bifunctional phosphoribosylaminoimidazolecarboxamide formyltransferase/IMP cyclohydrolase gives MTDIAIRRALLSVSDKEGLPQLGRALADRGVELVSTGGTARALREAGLEVRDVSDLTGFPEMMDGRVKTLHPKVHGGLLALRDNDDHVASMQEHDIGAIDLVVVNLYPFEATVAKGADRPEVIENIDIGGPSMVRSAAKNHQFVTILTDPADYPTLIAELESGKGCTSLDFRRKMAAKAFAATAAYDAMISQWFAFADQQQQFPDYLSVGGKAPTVLRYGENPHQQAALYTPTGPHAQGIAQAEQLQGKELSYNNYNDADAALELCAEFAGQDPAVVIVKHANPCGVAQRGTLIDAWNEALACDSVSAFGGIVAVNRELDGETARAICEIFTEVVIAPSVSDEAREAFAKKKNLRLLTVGDLPDPRREGLSVKPITGGLLVQSRDNATISTDDLKVVTTREPTQQELKDCLFAWTVARHVKSNAIVYAKDGATAGIGAGQMNRRDSSRIAAIKAAEAAEKYGWAASRTVGSAVASDAFFPFADGLLAAAEAGATAIIQPGGSMRDQEVIDAANEAGLAMVFTGMRHFRH, from the coding sequence GTGACTGACATCGCTATCCGCAGGGCTCTCCTTTCGGTTTCCGACAAGGAGGGATTGCCCCAGCTTGGCCGCGCCCTCGCCGACCGGGGCGTGGAACTCGTATCGACCGGTGGCACCGCCAGGGCGCTGCGCGAAGCGGGGCTGGAGGTGCGCGATGTCTCCGACCTGACGGGCTTCCCCGAGATGATGGACGGGCGGGTCAAGACGCTCCACCCCAAGGTCCACGGCGGGCTGCTGGCGCTGCGCGACAACGACGATCACGTCGCCTCGATGCAGGAACACGATATCGGCGCGATCGACCTGGTGGTGGTCAATCTCTACCCGTTCGAGGCGACCGTTGCGAAGGGCGCGGACCGGCCCGAGGTGATCGAGAATATCGATATCGGCGGGCCTTCGATGGTCCGCTCGGCAGCGAAGAACCACCAGTTCGTCACCATCCTTACCGATCCGGCGGATTATCCCACGCTGATCGCGGAACTGGAAAGCGGCAAGGGCTGCACCAGCCTCGATTTCCGGCGGAAGATGGCGGCCAAGGCCTTCGCCGCAACCGCCGCCTATGATGCGATGATCAGCCAGTGGTTCGCCTTTGCCGACCAGCAGCAGCAGTTTCCCGACTACCTCTCGGTCGGGGGCAAGGCACCCACGGTGCTGCGCTATGGCGAGAACCCGCACCAGCAGGCCGCGCTCTACACGCCGACCGGGCCGCACGCGCAGGGCATTGCGCAGGCCGAGCAGCTGCAGGGCAAGGAGCTGAGCTACAACAACTACAACGACGCCGACGCCGCGCTGGAACTGTGCGCGGAATTTGCCGGGCAGGATCCTGCGGTGGTGATCGTCAAGCACGCCAACCCGTGCGGCGTGGCCCAGCGTGGCACGCTGATCGATGCATGGAACGAAGCACTCGCCTGCGATAGCGTCTCGGCCTTCGGCGGGATCGTCGCGGTCAATCGCGAGCTCGACGGCGAGACCGCGCGCGCGATCTGCGAGATCTTCACCGAAGTCGTCATCGCGCCGAGTGTGAGCGACGAGGCGCGCGAGGCCTTTGCCAAGAAGAAGAACCTGCGCCTGCTGACCGTGGGCGACCTGCCCGATCCGCGGCGCGAGGGGCTCAGCGTCAAGCCGATCACCGGCGGCCTGCTGGTGCAGAGCCGCGACAACGCGACCATTTCGACCGATGATCTGAAGGTCGTGACGACGCGCGAACCGACGCAGCAGGAACTCAAGGACTGCCTGTTCGCGTGGACCGTGGCGCGCCACGTCAAGTCCAACGCGATCGTCTATGCCAAGGACGGCGCGACCGCCGGGATCGGCGCGGGCCAGATGAACCGCCGCGATTCGAGCCGGATCGCCGCGATCAAGGCCGCCGAAGCCGCCGAGAAATACGGCTGGGCAGCGTCGCGCACGGTCGGCAGTGCAGTCGCCTCCGATGCGTTCTTCCCCTTCGCCGACGGCCTGCTGGCTGCGGCCGAGGCGGGCGCGACCGCGATCATCCAGCCGGGTGGTTCGATGCGCGACCAGGAAGTGATCGACGCCGCGAACGAGGCCGGTCTGGCGATGGTTTTCACCGGAATGCGCCACTTCCGCCACTGA
- the msrA gene encoding peptide-methionine (S)-S-oxide reductase MsrA, with protein sequence MAARRPRLASGMLGLLLAGSLALAGCGQAMAAENHVRAPIAQAKAKESGLKTAIFAGGCFWGVEAVFSHVKGVKSAVAGYHGGTERQASYNLVSSGVTDHVEAVKITYDPSQIRYDQLLRIFFSVVADPTLRNRQGPDRGAQYNAELAPTSAEQLRVAKAYLAQMKRSGVWDKPIVTDIVRAQAFYPAEDYHQNFALRNPRHGYILRWDAPKVAALKQFYPAVYRASFLKD encoded by the coding sequence ATGGCCGCACGCCGCCCCCGCCTTGCCTCCGGCATGCTCGGCCTGCTGCTTGCAGGATCGCTCGCGCTGGCGGGGTGCGGACAGGCGATGGCGGCGGAAAACCACGTCCGCGCGCCGATCGCGCAGGCCAAGGCGAAGGAAAGCGGACTCAAGACCGCGATCTTCGCAGGCGGGTGCTTCTGGGGTGTCGAGGCGGTGTTCAGCCACGTCAAAGGCGTCAAGAGCGCGGTCGCCGGCTATCACGGCGGGACCGAGCGGCAGGCGAGCTACAACCTCGTCTCCAGCGGGGTGACCGACCATGTCGAGGCGGTGAAGATCACCTATGATCCTTCGCAGATCCGTTACGACCAGCTGCTGCGAATCTTCTTCTCTGTCGTCGCCGACCCGACCCTGCGCAACCGGCAGGGCCCCGATAGGGGCGCGCAGTATAATGCCGAGCTTGCCCCGACCTCGGCCGAGCAGTTGCGCGTGGCCAAGGCCTATCTTGCGCAGATGAAACGCTCCGGCGTGTGGGACAAGCCGATCGTGACCGATATCGTGCGCGCGCAGGCCTTCTATCCGGCGGAGGACTACCACCAGAACTTCGCGCTCAGGAACCCGCGCCATGGATATATCCTGCGCTGGGATGCGCCCAAGGTTGCCGCGCTCAAGCAGTTCTACCCTGCGGTCTACCGCGCCAGCTTCCTGAAGGATTGA
- a CDS encoding Fur family transcriptional regulator, translating into MATAHRHTHKEHEGEALAEAAKRSLEEQGERWTGMRAEVFDELAKHTRPVSAYDIAENLSKQRGSRVAPNSVYRILDIFVRGNLANRIESANAFLVNSHPGCRHDCIFLICDDCGAADHIDDDRVTGALREAGRDAGYSDVRPVVELRGLCAECSR; encoded by the coding sequence ATGGCTACTGCACACCGACACACGCACAAGGAACACGAGGGCGAGGCCCTTGCCGAGGCCGCGAAGCGCTCGCTCGAAGAACAGGGCGAACGCTGGACCGGCATGCGCGCCGAGGTGTTCGATGAACTGGCCAAGCATACAAGGCCGGTTTCGGCCTATGACATTGCCGAAAACCTCAGCAAGCAGCGTGGCAGCCGGGTCGCGCCCAACAGCGTGTACCGCATTCTCGACATCTTCGTGCGCGGCAACCTCGCCAACCGGATCGAGAGCGCGAACGCCTTCCTCGTCAACTCGCATCCCGGGTGTCGGCACGACTGCATCTTCCTGATCTGCGACGATTGCGGCGCGGCGGACCATATCGACGATGACCGCGTGACCGGCGCGCTGCGCGAAGCGGGCCGCGATGCGGGCTATTCCGATGTCCGCCCGGTGGTCGAGCTGCGCGGCCTGTGCGCGGAATGCAGCCGCTAG